Part of the Onthophagus taurus isolate NC chromosome 11, IU_Otau_3.0, whole genome shotgun sequence genome is shown below.
CAGAAATGGAGAAAACACATTATCGATATCAAGAAATCTCGATTTTccatcaaatattattttcattaattatattttttttaatacttctgTTATTAAGCACGTACTGTAAATTAAGTATAGGTTGGAATAAAAGTAATGTGTGTTTGAATGggaaaacgattttaataacaGGAGGAAATTccggtaataaatttttttaatactaaatttaaataccaattttttcttttaaggaTTAGGTTATCAAACAGCTTTAATATTAGCTAGTAGAGGcgccaaaattattttagcaGACAAAAACGATTTAACCCAATCGAAAAAGAACATAATCCAAGAaaccaaaaacaataaaatcatcACAAAGTATGTAGATTTAGCAAGCTTCGatacaattaaaattcttgcgaaagaaattattgaagaagaagatCGATtagatgttttaattaataacgcGGGAATTTCGGGGTATTTCCCCGGATTTACAAAAGATGGATTGCAATTATTAATGCAAGTGAATCATTTTGggccatttttattaacacaccTCTTAGTAccgttattaaaaaaatcaactcCAAGCAGAATAATTTTCGTCAGCTCAATTGTGGCATTTAcaccattaatttttaatcttgaTTTAAATGAAGATCCACAAAGTGTAATCGGCAAAAATATTCATTACTCAAGATCAAAACTTTACAACGATATCATTTCAATCGGATTtgctgaaaaattaaaaggaactGGAGTAACTTGTAACTCTTTAAATCCAGGGTTGGTTAAAACACCTCTTTTAACGTCAGCTTTAAATATGCgtggaataaattttttttcgcaCGTTTTAAACGTTGCAATATATTTATTCGGAAAAGTTAGTTTTTGGTTATTtacgaatttattttaatttattttattgtagaCTCCTTATGAAGGGGCTCAAACTCACGCTTATTTAGCCATGGCAgaagaagttaaaaatataactgGAGGATTCTTTTCCGATTGTAAAGAATGGGGCCATCCAAGGATAACGcgagataaattaatttgtgaaAAAGTTTGGAAAGCGAGTGAACAATTTATTATGTTATCTTCTAAGgataagttataaataaattttttcaccatatcaaaaattttgatgataCTTTTTTAAGGGGTGTTGTGCCCAAAGGCGCAAAATGATTGGAACTTGATCGCATTTCATGCTCCTTGTGAAACAGATTTTAACCGCATCATTTGTGGTTaccgatttaaataaaaataaaccttaCCTTGTGTGAAGATCCTCCTCGGAAAGTCGATCATATGGAGGTGGTGGAGTCGTACAAAGTTCACTAAGCATATGATCCAAATCATTTGCTAAAGTTGATAATAACTGCAAAgaaaaatctatttaaataatcgCAAATACATTAATTTGATTCAATTATATCTATATTGTCAactacaacaatttaattaaaacgtcaTTCGTTAATTATCGAACGaatttaacaaacaaaaattaaaatgggtACGAAACAACGACAAAACCTTGTATTTGTCAAtcgtttcaaattaaacaaaccgACTCTAATTGATTGCGAAAACCGTCGAACCAAGGTAAAAGGGGGAAATAGATTTGGCCCCACTGGCGTTCCACTTCGTGTTTGTTTTCGGTGTGCAATGCGCGGAAACAGAACAAAACCGTTCGAAATGTTCACGTTAGAACGAACTTACCACTTTGTGAAATATGTATGACTCACTGAGAAGCTTTCAAGTTTTTCGTTTCATATTTAAGTTGAAATGAgtgttttttatatatacttttttatgattaaGTTGTTATGTAGAAGGATGGTTGAATCTAAAAAGACTGCTAAATCCTTAGAAGGCTTATTATTCTCTAGTAGAGTTTCTAGAACACTATATATATAGATATAGAAGCTTGGCAGACTcttaatgttaaataaaagtttccaGATGTAATAGCTCATGTTGCTAACAAGTTGGCAGATTTGCAATAAAGAATACAATCTTCAAGATATAATAgttcatgctgccaacaagttgacATGTTTGTAACAAAGGATGAAAGATCCAAGATATCTATCTCATGCGTCTGAAGATGcgaggctaaacccgaaactttttAGGTCTAGTTTAGTtctgtttctgtaagtcgtggcataaatttaaccacaaatactagagtcaaaatgatgattcgtgtaaaaatttttgaagaaaattatctagagtttgatttttattttatatagaatttaagtctaactagtttcggcccttggccatcttcagagactctacaaatagattaacatctctcatcttatccattttacaaaacacattttttcttaatatttctttttgttttgttaaaaaagattacaTATCAAAGttgaaatcagattattagttactaatttacaaaattaaagtttaaaaagttgtaaaatgaaattaaggacgaagtgttacaagtttacaggttcagtacttcagttataaaacttctattatatgataactaacttcaggattaaaatttcaacctcaattttgacatatttgtaaccttcattaaaaatcctttaaaatgagtacaaacatgacatatttatcttcaatattaatgaagttatggtctacttccggttaagaatatCAACgtccattttgacatatttgtaatcgtcgcgaaaaatcctttaaaatgagtccaaacacgacatatttatcttcaatattaatgaagttatatggtcaacttccggttaggaatgtcaatgtcattttgatatattaatttttataaaatgtcttaatatttgtcacaaaaacaaaaatataataaaaaaaaataaagaattaaggttggtattaacatttaaaaattaaattgctatcttgattgttgctaacttcgggtttaatgtcttttattccaacttttttgttttttgagataagtgcgtcatctttggactcattttaaaggttttttaatgaagatgataaatatgtcaaaattgacgtttcaaaccggaagtgattatatttccattaatattaaagttaaatatgtcgagtttgggctcattttaaaggattttttatgaagttgacaaatatgacaattttgacatttttgtaatcgtcgtgaaaaatcctttaaaatgagtccaaactcgacatatttatcttcaatattaataaagttatggtcaacttccggttaggaatgtcaatgtcattttgacattaatttttatgaaatgtcttaatatttgtcacaaaaacaaaaatataacaaaaaaaattaaaaattaaggttggtattaatatttaaaaaaaattgctatctttattgttgctaacttcgggttttatgtttttttattccaacttttttgttttttgagataagtgcgtcatctttggactcattttaaaggttttttaatgaagatgataaatatgtcaaaattgacgttgacgtttcaaaccggaagtgattgtatctccattaatattaaagttaaatatatcgagtttgggctcattttaaaggattttttatgatgttgacaaatatgtcaattttgacatatttataatcgtcgtgaaaaatactttaaaatgagtcatatttatcttcaatattaatgaagttatggtcaacttccggttaggaatgtcaatgtcattttgacgtattaatttttataaaatgtcttaatatttgtcacaaaaacaaaaatataataaaaaaaaattaaaaattaagttggtattaatatttaaaaattaaattgctatcttcattgttgctaacttcgggtttaatgttttttattccaacttttttgctttttgagataagtgcgtcatctttagactcattttaaaggttttttaatgaagatgataaatatgtcaaaattgacgttgacgtttcaaaccggaagtgattgtatctccattaatattaaagttaaatatgtcgagtttggactcattttaaaggattttttatgatgttgacaaatatgtcaaaattaaaagttgaaagttcaaactttttggttttttgcgataaatgcgtcatatttggactcactttaaagtaAACTActataacgcggtccaatttTTATACAGACTAGAAATGTATtcaactagaaagtttcgggtttagtcgtgcgtcTTCATATATTatagataataattaattaaatttggtttaaataatactattaaaaaatttttaaattattaataaaaaatgaagtgTTGAGTAGGGTCAGTGTTCCGATAGATGTCGAGGTTGTACGAACATAGCCTGTGGGGAATGAAATGGGATCGTGGGGGTAACACACCAGACGAAAGGGCAGAAAGATTTTGTCTGGAAGCGGTGTTTCCCGAC
Proteins encoded:
- the LOC111415448 gene encoding retinol dehydrogenase 13-like, which translates into the protein MEKTHYRYQEISIFHQILFSLIIFFLILLLLSTYCKLSIGWNKSNVCLNGKTILITGGNSGLGYQTALILASRGAKIILADKNDLTQSKKNIIQETKNNKIITKYVDLASFDTIKILAKEIIEEEDRLDVLINNAGISGYFPGFTKDGLQLLMQVNHFGPFLLTHLLVPLLKKSTPSRIIFVSSIVAFTPLIFNLDLNEDPQSVIGKNIHYSRSKLYNDIISIGFAEKLKGTGVTCNSLNPGLVKTPLLTSALNMRGINFFSHVLNVAIYLFGKTPYEGAQTHAYLAMAEEVKNITGGFFSDCKEWGHPRITRDKLICEKVWKASEQFIMLSSKDKL